A DNA window from Caretta caretta isolate rCarCar2 chromosome 7, rCarCar1.hap1, whole genome shotgun sequence contains the following coding sequences:
- the PWWP2B gene encoding PWWP domain-containing protein 2B produces MEEAEAKELQVGSWLPVLVEQMVNDTLVVTLSCGERRFTGILLDCTKKSGLLCLPPPSLPKQEDPPTDACTNWIPENRRAAKGEMESQLSSEKPPKGNNDEQVPPLLPPPSPGNVPPYPPYFEGAPFPPPLWLRHTYNQWVPQPPPRTIKRTKRRLSRNRDPGRLIMSTIRLRPRQVLCEKCKNTLNPEEVNYKARQNAKTRRKLSIQDKEQKKHSDSDSVEKRNKREKREEDKFSGELVHRTPVIKISYSTPQGKGEVVKIPSRIHGSVKPFCPQRILQNGGEDQEENRDSERYQETKCFMDKSASSQLASIPKLKLTRPVHSNADVPPPKIRLKPHRINDGQSVSIYKAELIDEINVLQSSRESNPAAFYTDESADRSLAEMSSGSSGEDDDFKRFPQGKDGHDNLAFLMNYRKRKADSSSLSVCSNDSLDESKSSSSEVTSPEMCDFLPGDDASVSSSSKDDRKIVPPLTVRLHTQSVSKCVTEDGRTVSVGDIVWGKIHGFPWWPARVLDINLSQKENGEPSWREAKVSWFGSPTTSFLSVSKLSPFSESFKLRFNRKKKGMYRKAITEAAKAVEHLTPEIRDLLTQFET; encoded by the coding sequence GTCTGGCTTGCTCTGTCTTCCACCACCTTCGTTGCCAAAGCAAGAGGACCCTCCTACTGATGCTTGCACTAACTGGATTCCTGAAAACAGACGGGCTGCGAAGGGTGAGATGGAGTCCCAGCTTTCTAGTGAAAAACCTCCCAAAGGAAACAATGATGAACAGGTTCCTCCTCTTTTGCCACCTCCATCGCCAGGCAATGTTCCTCCTTACCCGCCCTATTTTGAGGgagctccttttcctcctcccttaTGGTTAAGACACACATATAACCAGTGGGTTCCTCAGCCACCACCAAGGACTATAAAGAGGACAAAAAGACGGTTGTCACGAAATAGAGACCCAGGAAGGCTTATCATGAGCACTATTAGGCTGAGGCCCAGGCAAGTGCTCtgtgaaaaatgtaaaaatactcTGAACCCAGAGGAAGTGAACTACAAAGCCAGGCAAAATGCTAAAACAAGGAGGAAGCTAAGCATTCAGGATAAGGAGCAAAAAAAACACAGTGATTCTGATTCTGTAGAGAAAAGGAACAAAAGAGAAAAGAGGGAGGAAGACAAATTTTCTGGGGAATTAGTGCATCGAACTCCAGTTATAAAAATATCCTACAGCACACCACAAGGTAAAGGTGAAGTAGTGAAAATTCCCTCCCGGATTCATGGATCAGTTAAACCATTTTGTCCACAGCGGATATTGCAGAATGGAGGGGAGGACCAAGAGGAGAACCGAGACTCTGAACGATATCAGGAAACCAAATGTTTTATGGATAAGTCGGCAAGCAGCCAACTTGCTTCCATTCCAAAACTGAAATTAACTAGGCCTGTGCATTCCAATGCAGATGTTCCACCTCCAAAAATCAGACTGAAACCCCATCGAATAAATGATGGTCAGAGTGTTTCCATTTATAAAGCAGAACTTATTGATGAGATAAATGTCCTTCAGAGTAGCAGAGAGTCCAATCCTGCTGCATTTTACACTGATGAATCTGCAGATAGAAGTTTAGCAGAGATGTCTTCAGGGAGTTCAGGTGAAGATGATGACTTCAAAAGATTTCCCCAAGGTAAAGATGGACATGATAACTTGGCTTTTCTTATGAATTATCGTAAAAGGAAGGCAGATTCTTCTAGTTTATCAGTGTGTAGCAATGACAGTCTAGATGAATCCAAATCCTCTAGTTCAGAAGTAACATCACCAGAAATGTGTGACTTTTTACCTGGTGATGATGCATCTGTTTCTTCATCTTCAAAAGATGACCGTAAAATTGTGCCACCATTAACAGTTAGACTACATACACAGAGTGTCTCTAAATGTGTCACTGAAGATGGAAGAACTGTTTCAGTGGGGGATATTGTTTGGGGTAAAATTCATGGTTTCCCATGGTGGCCGGCACGTGTTCTTGACATAAACCTTAGCCAGAAGGAAAATGGAGAACCTTCCTGGCGAGAAGCTAAAGTATCATGGTTTGGTTCTCCAACAACCTCATTCTTATCTGTTTCAAAACTCTCTCCTTTCTCTGAATCTTTCAAACTGAGATTTAATCGTAAGAAGAAAGGGATGTATCGGAAAGCTATTACAGAAGCTGCAAAGGCAGTAGAGCATCTGACCCCAGAAATAAGAGATCTCTTAACCCAGTTTGAAACATAA